From the genome of Scleropages formosus chromosome 22, fSclFor1.1, whole genome shotgun sequence:
TGCAGTAAGGCTGGCTTTGTTTGCCTGCAGGTAGTAGCATCTTTGCCTCTTCGTCTATAGGAAGCTTCTAGTCTTGGATTTGGTGGAGCCTGAATGCGAGTTGTGTCCTGAATGTAGGTTTTTACACTGTACATAGCTTAGGTCAgcattgcagtttgtttttctttctttgaaatgtataaCCTGTGTTGGATAGctaatatttaactttttaaatatttgtcacTTAGTCGTTTTCCTTGTTTGAAATCGCTGAGAAATGTTTGTCTTGATTCTCTACCCAAACATCTAGtataacaaatatatattattctACTCCTTCAGTGCACAATGGGCACCTGAAGTCAGTAACTCAAATTGTTTGCAGATCTAACCACCAAGTCTCAGTCAAAGAAAtcttaatgtgttttattttgaactTGGTTCTGCACACCTGTGGGGGGGGAACAAGTTGCAGCCATTTTAAGTTTGGGCTGATTTATTCATAggtcaggtttaaaaaaaaaaaaaaaaaaaaaaaaaaaaaaaaaaaaaaaaaattgttctacTTCCGTTAAGCGCTTATCCAGTGCAGGAGTGTTCTCGGTGCTTCAGGGTCTGTCCTGGAAACGGTGCATGATGCTCTGTACACTAGGGATAGGACATCAGTCTGGtgtaggacttttttttttttttttttacttgaagcattaaaattaagtctactataaaattacaaaataaaaaggggtgtaatctccacaacctcctatCCACTGTGCTATATTGTGCATTATACATGCAAGACAGCACCGTGTTCCTCTTGTGGATCAGGTTgcacaaaagaatgaaaaagttGCATCTAGAAAGGACAGTAAGCGTAACGGAGGACAGCATCTGGTAAACGAAGTGttttaaattctcatttttGCCTGAGGACGCAACGAAACAGGCTCCAAGGATGGAACTGATCGTTATACCGGTGTCACGTTTGTCAACATCTCATCAATTTCAGTTTACCTTCTTTgcaatgaaaaatgcataagcgcaaagatgtattttaatttactggTTGGGGAGGTAGTATAAAAGTTTTGGATACAACAATGATGACAAAATGctttaagtgacatttttattcattttggctatatgaacattttaaaataatttaaaatgacaaaatgcatCATTTCCTCTCATTTAATGCTGAACATCTATAAAGCAGAAGCATTAGTCATCCTATGCATCACCCGTTGTCAGGAGCACAAAACATGAGGCGAAAACACCAGAACTTATTCACTATAGATAACATCACTATCGAAGGCGATTTCATGGACAGTTTTCTGTTTCGCACACCTctctgtttgggtgtgttttgtTGCCAACTAATGGTGGGTTGCAGAAACACAGATTTTCTCTCTGCAAAaatcatcatttttaaaaataagtcaacacagactttttttgtgctgcatTAGTATGCTTGTCCATGTCAGTGtcgcagcagtccagagcctgcGCAAAACGCACACTCGCGCAGAGAAAACGTGCAaattgcacacacactgagccagacTTGACGGAGCAGAAGCGTTGAGAGACAGTGCTGTTATagatccatccaatttcaataaccgcttgtcctgagcagggatcatcgggtgcaaggctgagggttACACCCTgagcgggatgccagtccattgcagggtggccacatacacacacgtgctgCTCATTAATTCGAAAGCACAGAAAAGGTGAGGGAGGTTTTCATACCGTGAGCAGTGCTTTGCTAGAGAGGAGAACATCCTCGAAGAAAGTCCAGTATTGATTTGGCTTCAGTGTTCTTTTTGACCAGTTTATCATTTTGAGTATACACATCAAGCTGGAGCGCCAACCAACACCACCTCTAGAGATGAACCTTATTAAATATGAATACTGCTCCAACATGAAGGCAGGGAGTTTGTTGCTTGTGTTTGCTTGCACCAAACTTGCAACAaggttttgttttccattattcGCACTGGGTTCACACACAGACTATTGAATTTGTCTTGCATCATCCACACATCGCATACACAACGGAACTTTCCCGTTTTCATTTGTTGccagtattttattattcatttgctaTTTATGTACTGTTTGGCTCATTCTTTGTAGGAGCTCTCTTCCTCTTTTGGTAATACCCAGCCGATGCAGCCAGCAGCCTCCATAGCAGAGATTTGTCCGGTTGCCATTAGACAGTCTTTTCTGTCAAAATCCAGATTGTATTAAAGCACTGATTTAAAACCCGGTTGGGGCGAATATTAACACTTGACACTTTTACGTAGCCGAAAGTCTAGACTGCATGCAACAGGCCTGCATTTCGGATTTATACGTTCTTGCCATTATTGCTTTGATGCTTAGTGGACAATTTCGTCCAAAGTTGCTTacaatttttgttatttatctAGCTGAATATTATATTGGTGTGATTCAGGTAAAGCAGCTCACTTAGGGGTTAGGACAGTGGAAGTCCTCTTGGAATTGAAAGATACCTTGGAGGTCTTTATCCTTCACTGCCATGTGACCTGCCACCCAGCTTTTACCCTGCTACACATCACCTCTACACATCACCGCTGGAACTGGGAATGAGAAGAGAGCCTGGAACCCCCATCTGCTCCAGGTAGGTGACGTGATGACATAACTCATACGAGGAATTGGATTGCTCTACCGAATGGAAATCGTCTCGTAGAGATTGCTGAAGCCTCTAGAATGTGGGCTGCACCCATAAGGTATTGCTCAGTATTCTCAGATTTAGGAAAAGGATATTACCTCACTCTTGGGATCTAAGAAGGAGTCTAATGAACTCATAAGTTTGCTATGAATTGGCCACTTAGTTCATACCTTTACTTAAAGCAGCCCACAACATTTGAGCATTTTACACAGATGTGTTTCAATGGGAACCATAGAGGGTAAGTACCCTACACATGGGTACTAGCACCATGGTAAGTGGCACCCAAACCAGCaacattcaggttacaagttCACGTCCTCAGTTGCTATGCTTCTTGTCGTCTAGTTCATTCCCATTCAAATACGACAAGAGCAACACGTTTTTATGTGAGTGGAATGAGTTCCAGGGTCCTTCATGGGGAACACAGCTGCAACGCCCATTTTCAGCGCTTAATACTTTCAAAGGCCACTGTACTTGTACGCTGTACAGTATGCCATCTCTTCTCAACTTTATAACTTCTCCATTTGAACTCTGAATGGTTTCCGATGTCTTTGGCTCTTGCTCTCTTTGCATTCACTTCGGCATCATTATTGTCCATCACTACTCACCTTTTCAGATTATATTAAATATgcttaaagttttatttataatgtatattaatatttctgtaatatttctCCAACCCCTCCATTCACGTCACccatcctttaaaaaaattcgAAACTGGACGTCGCACACGCATCATCTGAGACCgattgtcccatatggggttggggggagccggagcctaacctggcaacacagggtgtaagggtggaggggaaggggacggggacacacccaggacgggacaccagtccatcacaaggcaccccaagcgggacttgaaccccacacccactggcgagcaggacccagtcaaacccactgcgccactgcgccaccgcgctcccccccccccccaaactagACTCCGGATATCTTAAGATCgatctccttcttcttctttagtTTCTTCaagggaaacagaaaaaaaagtgccGACTAATTCCTGTAGTGACATCACAACTTCGTATGTGAGTTAGTACAGAAATTTCACATGATTTCTTGTGATGGGGCCTATATTAAAGAATGATGTTATGGCTTTTTAAATCAGTATGTGGGTTATAGTGACACGACTTACCTTTTGCAGACATTTGTTCTGTATTGGACAGGTTAAAGGTTTGTGTGGCTGGGCTCTACTCTGTCTTTAGTTCCAGGGCGAGTCGCTCTGCTGGAGGAGAATCTGCCCCTACACGTCTCGGCGCCATGCCTCGGAAGGCATTTCTGGCCCAGAATGTGCCCTCCAGGGTGGAAAAGGTGGTGGAGCAACAGGTTAGTAAGTGAGCATGTCGCACGTTGCCTCCTCGTAAAGAATGCGTCTGTCATTTTCCGTCTCTCGTTTCACTTCAAGTCAAACGTTCTCTTTCGGCGATACTGGTCTACCTTCATTGGTGTTAAGTAGTTCAAGAGGGACCTCTGCTGTTGAGACAAACAAATCTCAATACTCTTTGTGTCATTTCTACATGACTTCAGCTTTTACTGAGTCCCTGAGctttaaagaaactttttttttttttttttgcatatggtGCATGGAAGAGTGCTGGACCTGACTAATTCCTGTTGGAACACGACAAGTCTTCCtacacccgcccccccccccccgcagtcaAAAATGCCATAAACAATCCACTGCCAACAGCAAGATCCACACAGGAGCAGGAAAGCAAACATGGTTCCTCTGAGCAGAGATGAAACAAAGAGCCATCGTCATAGACAAATAACTGTGGAGTCTGAGCTCCGGCTCTTTTGTTACGCAGATAATTGCAGATGGAGCAGCTGCATCATCGCTGTCATTGAACGTTAGTCGTCTGTTGGCACCTCACGCCCTCGACATCTGCCTCCTTCCGCTGCCCATATTGtcattttccattcttttttgtCCCTTCCTAATGTACATACTGTGTTTTGTCAAACGTGGGCAGCGAAACACTGCGTTACTGCGTTACCCGTTGAagaacatacaactcagagacGCGGGATCACCGAAGGGGTTGAACCTTCTTCCCATCATTCTGAGAGTGTAAGAGAGAGTCGGTGTGAATGTGAAGACAATAAGACCCTTTAAGCTCCCCCTTCTCTCCcagtgtgatgatgatgatgacagtaAGACGCATTACAACCCATCTTCCCCTCTGTCTGTAGCGTTGACAGTAGGACTCACGTTTTTGTCTCTCTCCGGCGAGTTACACCTCGTTTTCGACAATTCCCTCACCGCACCTAGACAGTAGATGCCTCAAGACCCATTCAAGCAGTCCCTCCACACTCCAGATCAATAGTGTGTTTACACTCAGGGCCGGAGGGAAGAAACACAGTGTGACACCACACATGAGTGCTGTTATCAGCCTTCCTTCCCAGTAGGAAATATACTGCCTCCTTTGGAGGTGCTTTGCGTGTCGCTCGCCGTCGGGTGTTTGGTGGGGGGCAGAGGCAGCGCGTGGGCAGCACGTGTCCAGCGCTCGAGCTACGTATCGAAGGACGGTGCACTCGGAGCACGTGCGTGTCAAGGGTCCCGAGTGCGGGTGGATGAAGAGACTGCTGTGGTCATCGGGGGATTCTGCACATGTGGGCAAGACGGGGTGGCAGATGTCGTGTCCGTGGCAGCGGTGCCCGTGCGGCGTCTCCTCGGCGCTCGCCGCTGGCGTCCGGCACAAAACCACTAACGTGACCACTGCTGTCCCGGGGGATGTGTGTAATGTGGCCGGTTGTAATTCCTCCTTCTGGGCACATTTGCTCTTCCCTACTTCGAGGCCTGGAAGGCATGGCTTAGAGTGACTCGGGCCCTTCCTAAGGCCCCTGAGGACCAGCGCCATGGCCACTAAGAGAGCCAGGGAGAAGAGTGTCACCGAGGGATCCCTCACTGCCGGAAGGGTCACCGCAGGGAGGTTCGGGAGGCAGGCGGAGAGCGAACCAGACGCCAGCAAACAAGCCTCCGTGCACTGAACCTCTGGGCCCCAGTGAGGACCGCTGCACAGACTGCACAGCACCCAGATGAGCAGACAGCAAAGGAACCCAGAGATGTGCAGCAAGGACTCTCTCTGCCCTTCCCGCTGCCAGTGCACCGCGTCCATCTCCCCGTCCCATGCTCCACATCCGCCGCGACCCGGGTTTTGTCCATCGTGAGTGCAGGCGCCCTGCAGTCTCTCCGTCTCTTCACAGCCTCTCCAGCTTCCCGTGGCTCTGTTTCGCCCTTGCAGCGCCACGCAGCCTGCCTCTCTTCCACCTGACAGGGGCCACTGCAGTCTGCACGCCGTCTCCACGGCGACGAACGGAATCGTCAGCAGCAGCACCTCGCCGTAGGTGTGGCCGAGGAAGAGCAGGAAGCGCAGGGCAATGGCGTCGCTGGATGAGGTTAGCGGGGGCAGCCAGAagccaagcagccagaggagggcCAGGAACGCTGGATCGGAGACAGGAAGCGAAGCCGAGGTTTGCGCGATGGGGAACGCGGTCAGGAAAGGCGGATGTGGCGACTCGGCTCACCTGTTACCGCGAGGTCAGTGAACAGCAGCAGGGCGCTGCAGCAAAGGCTGACGGCGCTGGGAGAAGTCTTGACAGCGGGCAGGAACAGGAGACTACAGGCCACCTTGCACAGTCCCAGAGCCACCGCCGTCTCCAACACGCCATCCATCACTGAGAGGGAAAGAGCGCCGGGAAGGAGAAGGTCTTATCACACGGCCACAGTGCCACCACTACTAGTGCAGCGCTGACTTCGTGTCGCTTTCAAACCATCCATCGCCGAAGCAGCCCGATCTCCGTCTCTcgcattttcctttttctgtttttttttttttttaattttgcattttgttgcaATTTCTTGTCAATCCAACAGCTGTTCTATTCACTCTGAGCCATTTCTTCATGGTTTCAACAGCATATAATTATCCCTGAATCTGAAAGTTGCTTGCAGCTTGAGATATTTCCTGTCACGCCACTTTCGAAAAACACCACCAGCGCCTCTCCGGCCTCAGCGTGGGCTCAGGAACCGATAACAAATGCGCTTGTttaaactgtggaaaaaaaggccAATTTGTTTCAGTACAATTCTTTCCCACCCGGAGGGTTGAAATTCACCCAAATTACGTATACGGTCAGTTTCCCGAATTTGATCAGAAATTTGTCCAAATTTGAGTAAACTTTGGCTGAGTGCAGTTCGTCTTTTAAACCCGGagggtagaaaaaaaaaacttcagtaaaTACTTTCATAAAAAGGGAGCATGGTAgttgttttaaagaaatgacaaatattttctgttaatttgACACATCTGCAAGTGCtgttttcactcactcactcactcactcactcattcattcattctcaataACCATTTGTTCAGTGCAGGATCACAGGGGCCCAGAGGCTACTCTGAAAGCATAGAGTAAATTCCTATCAACAGAGTTAATTCTCATCACTCTCCATCACAAATGCAACAATCAGCAGTCGCCAGCGGTAATTACTTATACGGTATCTTCACACAGTTTACCTAACGCCAAAGTGAAGTGCTAGCAATGAAGTTTCCCATTTAAAGGTTTACAACTTATTTTAGCTATTTTAGACCTGCTTGAGATATTCCTTTTACAAGTAAAAACAGCATCTTCTCAAAGGAATCACACTCAGTCAAAGCTAAGTGATATAAGCTCATGGACTA
Proteins encoded in this window:
- the LOC108918376 gene encoding uncharacterized protein LOC108918376; this translates as MDGVLETAVALGLCKVACSLLFLPAVKTSPSAVSLCCSALLLFTDLAVTAFLALLWLLGFWLPPLTSSSDAIALRFLLFLGHTYGEVLLLTIPFVAVETACRLQWPLSGGREAGCVALQGRNRATGSWRGCEETERLQGACTHDGQNPGRGGCGAWDGEMDAVHWQREGQRESLLHISGFLCCLLIWVLCSLCSGPHWGPEVQCTEACLLASGSLSACLPNLPAVTLPAVRDPSVTLFSLALLVAMALVLRGLRKGPSHSKPCLPGLEVGKSKCAQKEELQPATLHTSPGTAVVTLVVLCRTPAASAEETPHGHRCHGHDICHPVLPTCAESPDDHSSLFIHPHSGPLTRTCSECTVLRYVARALDTCCPRAASAPHQTPDGERHAKHLQRRQYISYWEGRLITALMCGVTLCFFPPALSVNTLLIWSVEGLLEWVLRHLLSRCGEGIVENEV